From Alphaproteobacteria bacterium, a single genomic window includes:
- the merA gene encoding mercury(II) reductase, translating to MTDSRNPSANNGNGRYDLIVVGAGSAGFSAAITAAEQGAQVALVGHGTIGGTCVNFGCVPSKTLIRATEAVHHANIASTRFDGIESGARVTDWAAQVAQKDALVASLRQAKYADLLSEYNNVAYHEGRARLVEGGVDVGARLLASERIIIATGARPALPSIPGIGEVSPLDSTMALALTELPRSLIVMGGGYVGAELAQTFARAGVAVTLVFRSRLLPEAEPEIGQALADYLTDEGVTIVRGVTYDFVRKTDDGGVALAITRNGGLEVLTAEQILVATGRTPNTQGLGLSEAGVAQTSSGAVVIDDRMGTSKAGVYAAGDVTGKDQFVYMAAYGAKLAARNALNGNSLRYDNTVMPAVVFTDPQVASVGVTEAQARAAGHAVRTSVLSLDNVPRALAARDTRGLIKLVADGATRKLLGAHILSPEGADSIQTAALAIRCGLSIDDLAEMIFPYLTTVEGLKLAAQTFDRDVKKLSCCAG from the coding sequence ATGACCGACTCCCGCAACCCGAGTGCCAACAACGGCAATGGCCGGTACGACCTTATTGTCGTCGGCGCCGGCTCGGCCGGCTTCTCGGCCGCGATCACCGCTGCCGAGCAGGGCGCGCAGGTCGCGCTCGTCGGGCACGGCACGATCGGTGGCACCTGCGTCAATTTCGGTTGCGTACCCTCGAAAACGTTGATCCGGGCAACCGAGGCAGTGCATCACGCCAATATTGCATCGACCAGGTTCGACGGCATCGAAAGCGGCGCGCGCGTCACCGACTGGGCTGCGCAGGTCGCGCAGAAGGACGCGCTGGTCGCGAGCCTGCGTCAGGCGAAGTATGCCGACTTGCTCTCGGAATATAACAACGTTGCCTACCATGAAGGTCGGGCACGGCTCGTCGAGGGAGGCGTCGATGTGGGGGCGCGGCTTCTCGCGTCGGAGCGCATCATCATTGCAACTGGTGCACGTCCCGCGCTGCCTTCAATTCCAGGGATCGGCGAAGTGTCGCCGCTCGACAGCACGATGGCGCTTGCCCTGACAGAGCTGCCGCGCTCCTTGATCGTGATGGGCGGGGGCTACGTAGGGGCCGAACTTGCGCAGACCTTCGCTCGCGCCGGGGTCGCGGTGACACTGGTCTTCCGCAGTCGCCTTCTGCCAGAGGCCGAGCCGGAGATTGGGCAAGCGCTCGCGGACTATCTGACCGATGAGGGGGTCACGATCGTGAGAGGCGTGACCTACGATTTCGTCCGCAAGACCGATGACGGCGGCGTCGCGCTCGCGATCACTCGGAATGGCGGCCTCGAGGTATTGACCGCCGAGCAGATTCTTGTCGCTACGGGGCGCACCCCGAACACCCAAGGCCTGGGACTTTCCGAAGCAGGCGTCGCGCAGACATCGTCCGGCGCGGTCGTCATCGACGACCGTATGGGCACTTCGAAGGCAGGCGTCTATGCGGCTGGTGACGTGACGGGCAAGGACCAGTTCGTCTACATGGCGGCCTATGGCGCAAAGCTCGCGGCCAGGAACGCACTGAATGGCAACAGCCTGCGCTACGACAACACTGTCATGCCCGCAGTTGTCTTCACCGACCCTCAGGTCGCCAGCGTCGGGGTCACCGAAGCGCAAGCTCGTGCTGCCGGGCACGCCGTGCGTACCTCAGTGCTCTCGCTCGACAACGTGCCACGCGCGCTCGCGGCCCGCGACACTCGGGGTCTGATCAAGCTTGTCGCGGATGGGGCGACCCGCAAGCTTCTTGGGGCGCACATTCTTTCTCCGGAAGGAGCCGACAGCATCCAGACGGCGGCGCTTGCAATCCGCTGTGGGCTGTCGATCGACGATTTGGCAGAAATGATCTTTCCCTACCTGACAACCGTCGAGGGCTTGAAGCTTGCGGCGCAGACGTTCGACCGGGATGTGAAGAAACTCTCCTGCTGCGCTGGGTAA
- the arsH gene encoding arsenical resistance protein ArsH: MQDLPNVNDEAFALPDPELLHRPMPTHRPRILLLYGSLRERSFSRFATVEAARLLQAFGAETRIFDPSGLPLPDDAPATHEKVQELRELSAWSEGQVWCSPERHGAMTGIMKAQIDWIPLSIGAVRPTQGKTLAVMQVCGGSQSFNAVNQLRVLGRWMRMITIPNQSSVAKAYEQFEETGRMKPSPYHDRIVDVMEELMKFTLLTRGVSGYLTDRYSERKEAAKKLAKRLNLDQAV, encoded by the coding sequence ATGCAAGATTTGCCAAACGTCAATGACGAAGCTTTCGCCCTTCCCGATCCTGAATTGCTGCATCGTCCAATGCCAACGCACCGTCCGCGCATTCTTCTGCTGTACGGATCACTGCGCGAACGGTCGTTCAGCCGTTTCGCTACGGTGGAAGCGGCCCGTCTCCTTCAAGCGTTCGGTGCGGAAACCAGGATTTTCGATCCCTCCGGCCTCCCTCTTCCGGACGACGCACCTGCGACCCACGAGAAGGTCCAGGAGCTTCGCGAATTGTCGGCGTGGTCGGAAGGTCAAGTCTGGTGCAGTCCGGAACGCCACGGCGCGATGACTGGGATCATGAAAGCGCAGATCGACTGGATTCCGTTGTCAATCGGCGCGGTGCGGCCGACGCAAGGCAAAACGCTGGCCGTGATGCAGGTGTGCGGCGGTTCTCAATCGTTCAATGCCGTCAACCAACTCCGCGTTCTCGGTCGATGGATGCGAATGATTACGATTCCCAATCAGTCGTCGGTCGCCAAGGCATACGAACAGTTCGAAGAAACCGGGCGCATGAAGCCGTCGCCTTACCACGACCGGATCGTCGACGTCATGGAAGAGCTTATGAAGTTCACGCTGTTGACGCGCGGCGTATCCGGATATCTCACGGATCGTTACAGCGAGCGCAAAGAAGCGGCCAAAAAACTCGCGAAGCGATTGAATCTCGATCAGGCAGTGTAA
- the arsC gene encoding arsenate reductase (glutaredoxin) (This arsenate reductase requires both glutathione and glutaredoxin to convert arsenate to arsenite, after which the efflux transporter formed by ArsA and ArsB can extrude the arsenite from the cell, providing resistance.), with protein sequence MSVTIYHNPDCGTSRNTLAMIRQSGVEPEIIEYLKQPPSRENLIELMTRMGISPRDLLRQKGTPYDALELADPKWTDDELIDFMIAHPILINRPVVVTHKGVKLCRPSEEVLSILSNPHIGRFVKEDGEIINAD encoded by the coding sequence ATGAGCGTCACTATCTATCACAATCCAGATTGCGGAACGTCCCGCAATACTTTGGCGATGATCCGTCAAAGCGGCGTCGAGCCGGAAATCATTGAATACCTGAAGCAACCGCCGTCGCGCGAAAATCTGATCGAGTTGATGACCCGAATGGGTATCTCCCCTCGTGACCTGCTTCGCCAAAAGGGTACGCCCTACGACGCTCTCGAACTGGCCGATCCCAAGTGGACCGACGACGAACTGATCGACTTCATGATTGCGCATCCCATTCTGATTAACCGCCCTGTCGTCGTGACGCACAAGGGCGTCAAGCTCTGTCGCCCGTCCGAAGAAGTGCTGTCCATTCTTTCGAATCCTCATATCGGACGGTTCGTGAAGGAAGACGGTGAGATCATAAATGCGGACTGA